In Taeniopygia guttata chromosome 2, bTaeGut7.mat, whole genome shotgun sequence, one genomic interval encodes:
- the YAE1 gene encoding protein YAE1 homolog, which produces MSWVQVAVRQSNEDIFDEDADEMCLLQKEWNSTMKKRLKEGYRDGIEAGKELALQTGFNQGYRHGAKLMITCGQFKGILNALLSWCHLNGHDSALSTINNLLDVVRKHEDDMLKYLNSTGEQPHLGHILASVQDMDLNHTAGTDYREVKDGKHEDYGSSGENICRNNGEVGSLQSECSKANLFTDPEKSTLAWVKKQTVLLVEQLGLSLDILHHVQQLEH; this is translated from the exons ATGTCCTGGGTACAAGTGGCAGTCAGGCAGTCCAATGAGGATATATTTGATGAAGATGCAGATGAAATGTGTCTACTACAGAAGGAATGGAACAGCACTATGAAAAAGAGGTTGAAG GAAGGCTATAGAGATGGAATTGAGGCCGGGAAAGAACTTGCACTTCAGACAGGCTTTAATCAAGGTTACAGACATGGTGCCAAGCTGATGATTACATGTGGCCAGTTCAAAGGAATCCTGAA TGCTCTCTTATCCTGGTGTCATTTAAATGGACATGATTCTGCCCTAAGTACCATAAATAATCTTCTTGATGTGGTTAGAAAGCACGAAGATGATATGCTTAAGTATCTGAATTCTACTGGAGAACAGCCGCATCTTGGACACATTTTAGCCTCAGTTCAGGACATGGACCTTAatcacacagctgggacagacTACAGGGAAGTTAAAGATGGAAAGCATGAGGACTATGGCAGCTCTGGTGAAAACATTTGTAGGAATAATGGTGAGGTTGGTTCCTTGCAGTCAGAGTGCAGCAAGGCAAACCTCTTCACAGATCCTGAAAAGTCAACGCTTGCTTGGGTTAAAAAGCAGACTGTTTTGTTAGTAGAGCAACTGGGCTTATCGCTGGATATACTCCATCATGTTCAGCAACTGGAACATTAG